Proteins encoded in a region of the Pyrenophora tritici-repentis strain M4 chromosome Unknown M4_contig_00035, whole genome shotgun sequence genome:
- a CDS encoding Chromo domain containing protein, with protein MKTLQDELRASMQWAQAKQAEYANEGRLPAPAFKVGDQVMLDTRNLRTKRPSASLDLKNRGPFTIVRAINNTAYELDLPANMKRIHNVFHPWLLHLVDDNPLTGQTQDPEVPAEFDPEVEDDTEYTVEAIEDCRINKKLKDPAARGRKGKTTQGLLQYLVRWANYPDGPDNPSWEPYMNLADSADTVTRYHLDHPNKPPMHRKFKSLTGKQDMLVMRLHALSRV; from the coding sequence ATGAAAACGCTGCAGGACGAGCTGCGAGCTTCAATGCAATGGGCGCAAGCAAAACAAGCAGAATACGCCAATGAAGGAAGGCTACCCGCACCAGCTTTCAAAGTCGGCGACCAAGTGATGCTGGACACTCGCAACCTACGGACGAAAAGACCCTCCGCGTCATTAGACCTAAAGAACCGCGGTCCCTTTACTATCGTTCGcgccatcaacaacaccgcATACGAGCTAGATCTTCCCGCTAACATGAAGCGCATCCACAATGTCTTCCACCCATGGCTCTTACACTTGGTTGACGACAACCCACTTACTGGACAAACACAAGATCCTGAGGTCCCTGCGGAGTTCGACCCAGAAGTGGAAGACGACACTGAATACACTGTCGAAGCAATCGAAGACTGCCGCATTAATAAGAAGCTTAAGGATCCTGCCGCCCGCGGTCGCAAGGGCAAGACTACCCAAGGCCTGCTCCAATACTTGGTACGATGGGCAAACTATCCCGACGGCCCCGACAATCCTTCATGGGAACCATACATGAACCTCGCGGACTCCGCTGACACTGTGACGCGCTATCACCTTGATCACCCAAACAAGCCGCCTATGCACAGGAAGTTTAAGTCTCTCACAGGCAAACAAGATATGCTGGTTATGCGACTTCACGCTCTTAGTCGTGTCTAG